A DNA window from Roseovarius sp. Pro17 contains the following coding sequences:
- a CDS encoding nuclear transport factor 2 family protein, whose product MTRNIRELVDRFYDIVNGADGDFDEIFTKDFHLAIMKGFPYGGDHAGLDATKKFFEDFGAHFEFWAVDTDRFIEIDAENVIVTGKYRSQASATGKSFEMETVHLWTARDGMLTTYKHYCDTAIVSDALNHEVPQY is encoded by the coding sequence ATGACACGCAATATCCGCGAGCTTGTGGACCGATTCTATGACATCGTGAACGGGGCCGATGGTGATTTCGACGAAATCTTTACCAAGGATTTCCACTTGGCGATCATGAAGGGGTTCCCCTATGGCGGCGATCATGCCGGGCTGGACGCCACCAAGAAGTTCTTTGAGGATTTCGGCGCGCATTTCGAGTTTTGGGCCGTGGACACGGACCGCTTCATCGAAATTGACGCCGAGAATGTCATCGTGACGGGCAAATACCGCTCGCAGGCGTCGGCGACCGGCAAGTCCTTTGAGATGGAGACTGTTCATCTGTGGACCGCTCGGGATGGAATGCTGACCACGTACAAGCATTATTGCGACACCGCGATCGTGTCCGACGCGCTGAATCACGAAGTGCCACAATACTGA
- a CDS encoding EamA family transporter, with product MGSLVFGLVAAICWGIHDICVRYVSQRGGILPALTTVVVVGTIITAPIALLVGDWSAMGLRATGLGVASGVAFTLAYVGLYKAFEIGPVRLVAPIIGAYPVLSVGWAALSGQPVPWDQWLAVAAVIAGVAIVGLLSSDGESSGDKRTAIVAAMLGGAAFAATFALGQAAAHAGSEVPVILVTRIAAVLTALLLLAATGGIRLPSRSAMPLLGFMGLLDCIALGTVIAAAGMARPEFAAVAASTFGMITVILAWAILRERMTPGQWSGVLLTFAAIGYLAL from the coding sequence ATGGGGTCGCTGGTCTTCGGATTAGTCGCAGCAATTTGCTGGGGCATCCACGATATCTGTGTGCGCTATGTATCGCAGCGGGGCGGCATCCTGCCGGCGCTGACGACGGTGGTGGTCGTGGGTACGATCATCACGGCGCCAATAGCGCTTTTGGTCGGCGACTGGTCGGCGATGGGTCTGCGGGCCACGGGGCTGGGCGTAGCCAGCGGAGTGGCCTTTACCCTCGCCTATGTCGGCCTCTACAAGGCGTTCGAAATCGGGCCCGTGCGCCTCGTTGCGCCAATCATCGGGGCCTATCCGGTCCTGTCGGTGGGTTGGGCGGCGCTATCGGGGCAACCGGTGCCTTGGGATCAATGGCTGGCCGTCGCGGCGGTCATCGCAGGCGTCGCAATCGTCGGCCTGCTGTCCAGCGACGGCGAAAGCAGCGGCGACAAACGCACGGCGATCGTTGCAGCCATGCTGGGTGGCGCGGCCTTTGCCGCCACGTTTGCGCTGGGTCAGGCGGCCGCCCATGCGGGCAGCGAAGTGCCGGTGATCCTTGTCACACGCATTGCCGCGGTGCTCACGGCACTCTTGCTGCTGGCGGCGACGGGTGGCATCCGGCTACCCTCGCGCAGCGCAATGCCGCTGCTTGGCTTCATGGGTTTGCTCGACTGCATCGCTCTTGGAACCGTGATCGCGGCGGCGGGCATGGCAAGGCCCGAATTCGCGGCGGTCGCCGCCTCGACCTTTGGCATGATCACCGTAATTCTTGCCTGGGCCATACTGCGCGAGCGGATGACGCCCGGCCAATGGTCCGGCGTCCTGCTGACCTTCGCCGCCATCGGATACCTGGCCCTCTAA
- a CDS encoding cytochrome oxidase subunit III: protein MSDHQINFAGWVLFLISAVAFCIASIGHFWAMLGSGFFLIACIVFMIPFFRDPR from the coding sequence ATGAGTGACCATCAAATCAATTTTGCCGGATGGGTCCTTTTCCTGATCTCGGCTGTCGCGTTCTGCATCGCCAGTATCGGGCATTTCTGGGCGATGCTCGGCTCGGGCTTCTTCCTGATCGCGTGCATTGTCTTTATGATTCCCTTCTTTCGCGATCCGCGCTGA
- a CDS encoding DUF1989 domain-containing protein — MLDNVYAKVQPGPPRPSTIIEPRVFSMPPGVERYVVEGGGAILIRIEAGDRFTITNDEGGQPCEVVAADETGLIDPGMIGGAPNSDASGLKGLLAGSNQSLRGLRMGLEARGLDLFKARAHRFWDGDTLAKAEQSFAVERDGVLIVSAPGGPMDFEVQNTLTPLVVMVTRAVIKRLAKFELPDPLADPLQSIRVHSATAESYFVKAGDYIQIQDVDGRQCTDFECFSASKLDKGIEHALDVTTTRTLMHHAYPMPGLHAKYYDQEMLPLVEVVQDTCGRHDAFAMACSEKYYNDIGYPGHVNCSTNFNNALKDYNVAARHGWMAINFFFNTSIDDHGVLYTDEPWSRPGDYVLLRALTDIVCVSSACPDDTTVANGWNPTDIHIRTYSGEEKFSRAIAFRPTPNSEAMMTKETGFHESFSKLTRNFVEYNGYWLPSGFGETGPIEEYWACRKACAIMDLSPLRKFEILGPDAEKLCQYIFTRNMKTLAVGGVVYTAMCYEHGGMIDDGTVFRLGQDNFRWIGGTDYGGEWIREIAEKLELKVLIRSSTDQLHNVAVQGPNSRDLLRKLVWTAPHNPEFDQLGWFRFTPARLHNETGTAFVVSRTGYTGELGYEVMCHPKDCAEIFNAIWETGQEFGIKPMGLEALDMVRIEAGLIFAGYDFSDQTDPFEAGVGFTVPLKSKEDDFIGRDALIRRKENPVRKMVGLEIDSKVQVSHGDCIHIGRAQIGEVTSSMISPLLGKNIALARVDVTHAEFGTEVEVGKLDGHQKRLPATIVPFAAYDPKKERPRS; from the coding sequence ATGCTCGACAATGTTTACGCAAAGGTCCAGCCGGGGCCGCCGCGCCCCAGCACGATCATTGAACCCAGGGTCTTTTCCATGCCGCCCGGCGTTGAGCGATACGTCGTTGAGGGCGGCGGCGCGATCCTAATTCGCATCGAGGCCGGTGATCGGTTTACCATCACCAACGACGAGGGCGGCCAGCCCTGCGAGGTGGTCGCAGCCGATGAGACCGGGCTGATCGACCCCGGCATGATTGGCGGCGCACCGAACAGCGACGCGAGCGGGCTGAAGGGCCTTTTGGCGGGCAGCAATCAGTCGCTGCGCGGGTTGCGCATGGGGCTGGAGGCACGTGGGCTCGATCTGTTCAAGGCGCGCGCGCATCGCTTTTGGGATGGAGATACGCTTGCCAAGGCCGAACAGAGCTTTGCCGTCGAGCGTGATGGCGTTCTGATCGTCTCGGCGCCCGGCGGCCCGATGGATTTCGAGGTGCAGAATACTTTGACGCCGCTGGTGGTCATGGTGACGCGCGCCGTTATCAAGCGCCTTGCCAAGTTCGAGTTGCCCGATCCGTTGGCCGATCCGTTGCAAAGCATTCGTGTCCATAGCGCCACCGCCGAATCTTACTTCGTCAAGGCCGGCGATTACATCCAGATTCAGGATGTCGATGGCCGCCAATGTACGGATTTCGAATGCTTTTCGGCCTCCAAATTGGACAAGGGGATCGAACATGCGCTGGACGTCACTACCACGCGCACCTTGATGCACCACGCTTATCCAATGCCGGGGCTGCACGCGAAGTACTACGATCAGGAAATGCTGCCGCTGGTCGAGGTTGTTCAGGACACTTGTGGGCGTCACGACGCGTTCGCGATGGCCTGCTCGGAGAAGTATTACAATGATATCGGCTATCCGGGTCACGTGAACTGCTCGACCAATTTCAACAACGCGTTGAAGGATTATAACGTCGCCGCACGGCATGGCTGGATGGCGATCAACTTTTTCTTCAACACCAGTATCGACGATCACGGCGTTCTCTATACGGACGAGCCGTGGTCGCGGCCGGGCGACTATGTCCTACTGCGTGCGCTGACCGACATCGTTTGTGTCAGTTCCGCCTGTCCGGACGACACGACTGTAGCCAATGGTTGGAATCCGACCGACATTCACATTCGCACGTATAGCGGCGAAGAAAAATTCTCGCGGGCGATAGCATTCCGCCCGACACCAAATTCAGAGGCCATGATGACCAAAGAGACCGGATTTCACGAGAGCTTTTCAAAACTGACGCGCAATTTCGTCGAATATAACGGCTATTGGCTGCCCAGCGGCTTTGGCGAGACGGGCCCGATTGAGGAATACTGGGCCTGCCGCAAAGCGTGCGCGATTATGGATCTCAGCCCGTTGCGCAAGTTCGAAATTCTTGGCCCCGATGCTGAAAAGCTGTGCCAGTACATCTTTACCCGCAACATGAAGACGCTGGCCGTGGGCGGCGTTGTTTATACTGCGATGTGCTATGAACATGGTGGCATGATCGACGACGGCACGGTGTTCCGCCTCGGTCAGGATAATTTCCGCTGGATCGGCGGGACGGATTACGGCGGAGAGTGGATCCGCGAAATTGCTGAAAAGCTGGAGCTGAAGGTGCTGATCCGCTCGTCCACCGACCAGCTGCATAACGTCGCCGTGCAAGGCCCCAACAGCCGTGATCTGCTGCGCAAGCTGGTCTGGACCGCGCCGCACAACCCCGAGTTTGACCAACTGGGCTGGTTCCGCTTTACACCTGCACGCCTGCACAACGAGACAGGCACAGCGTTTGTCGTGTCGCGCACAGGCTATACCGGCGAACTGGGATATGAGGTCATGTGTCACCCCAAGGATTGCGCCGAGATTTTCAATGCCATCTGGGAAACCGGGCAGGAGTTTGGGATCAAACCGATGGGTCTGGAGGCGCTGGATATGGTGCGCATCGAGGCGGGTCTGATCTTTGCCGGCTACGATTTCAGCGACCAGACCGATCCGTTCGAGGCTGGCGTCGGCTTTACCGTTCCGCTGAAATCCAAAGAGGATGATTTCATCGGGCGCGACGCCCTGATCCGCCGCAAGGAGAATCCGGTGCGCAAGATGGTCGGTCTGGAAATCGACAGTAAAGTGCAGGTTTCCCATGGCGATTGCATCCATATCGGACGCGCGCAGATTGGTGAGGTGACGTCGTCGATGATCTCGCCGCTGCTGGGCAAGAACATTGCACTGGCGCGGGTGGACGTCACCCATGCCGAGTTCGGGACCGAGGTAGAAGTCGGCAAACTTGATGGACATCAAAAACGTTTGCCCGCAACTATCGTACCCTTTGCGGCATATGATCCCAAAAAGGAACGCCCGCGGTCATGA
- a CDS encoding cyanoglobin, whose amino-acid sequence MTQTILDKLGGEAALKELVEHFYDLIESRPEGAQIVRLHMEGHGIAATRIGQFEFLCGFFGGRQYFKELHGHMNVKLIHEHIPIMAEDAEDWLNLWDRALADLGHSGEHVERVRATLRRVALVLVNNGEVVGADSKRLARL is encoded by the coding sequence ATGACACAGACGATCCTCGACAAACTTGGCGGCGAAGCCGCGCTCAAGGAACTTGTCGAGCATTTCTATGATCTCATCGAATCCCGACCCGAAGGCGCGCAGATCGTGCGCCTTCACATGGAGGGGCACGGAATCGCAGCGACGCGAATAGGGCAGTTTGAATTCCTGTGTGGGTTCTTTGGCGGGCGGCAGTATTTCAAGGAACTGCACGGTCATATGAACGTGAAGCTCATCCACGAACATATCCCGATCATGGCCGAGGATGCCGAGGATTGGCTGAACCTGTGGGACCGCGCACTTGCCGATCTAGGCCATAGCGGCGAGCATGTTGAGCGCGTCCGCGCCACGCTGCGCCGCGTAGCGCTGGTGCTGGTCAATAACGGTGAGGTCGTGGGGGCCGATAGCAAGCGTCTGGCGAGACTCTGA
- a CDS encoding sterol desaturase family protein, with the protein MDWLTNFLLMSWDAVLTAGFGILLPAIFFLCLGYMVKRKALFGDIRRALPETGLNIQIMLFNLVFTVPVIVLAATFLSSFWHSTGLVLYSPEEWKGWPVLGVVLVAIVVGDFVGYWRHRFEHNSFLWPSHAIHHSDTEMTWLSLERFHPINRMTTFAIDSSALLILGLPPYAIVANTLVRHYYGFFIHADLPWTYGKWNILFVSPAMHRWHHSADKVAYGRNFATVFGLWDWAFGTHYVPGPCDSPLGVTDEIDRTLWSQFSYAFRPKAYEHLFRRKSGRDVTPAD; encoded by the coding sequence ATGGATTGGCTGACTAATTTCCTTTTGATGTCTTGGGATGCTGTTTTGACGGCTGGCTTCGGGATCCTGCTCCCGGCGATATTCTTCCTGTGCTTGGGCTATATGGTAAAACGCAAAGCGCTGTTTGGCGACATCCGCCGCGCCCTGCCAGAAACAGGACTGAACATCCAGATCATGCTGTTCAACCTTGTCTTTACCGTGCCGGTCATTGTGCTTGCCGCGACGTTCCTTTCGAGCTTCTGGCACTCTACCGGGTTGGTCCTGTATTCGCCCGAGGAATGGAAGGGCTGGCCGGTTCTCGGGGTAGTTCTTGTGGCAATCGTAGTGGGCGATTTCGTTGGTTACTGGCGCCATCGCTTCGAGCACAACTCGTTCCTGTGGCCGTCCCACGCGATACATCATTCCGATACTGAGATGACATGGTTGTCGCTAGAGCGTTTTCATCCAATCAACCGCATGACCACCTTCGCCATCGATTCCAGCGCGCTTCTGATCCTTGGCCTACCGCCCTACGCAATCGTCGCCAACACGCTCGTGCGCCATTACTACGGATTCTTCATCCACGCCGATCTGCCCTGGACCTATGGCAAATGGAACATCCTGTTCGTCTCGCCCGCCATGCACCGGTGGCACCATTCTGCGGACAAGGTGGCCTATGGCCGCAACTTCGCAACCGTCTTTGGCCTGTGGGACTGGGCATTCGGCACCCATTATGTCCCCGGCCCATGCGACAGCCCCCTTGGCGTGACGGATGAGATCGATCGCACCCTTTGGTCGCAGTTCAGCTACGCGTTCCGACCCAAGGCCTATGAGCATCTGTTCCGCCGCAAATCCGGCAGGGACGTGACGCCGGCCGATTAA
- a CDS encoding NAD(P)/FAD-dependent oxidoreductase, which translates to MKKRIAILGAGPSGLAQLRAFHSAKENGEEIPEIVCFEKQDDWGGLWNYTWRTGVDQYGEPVHGSMYRYLWSNGPKEGLEFADYSFEEHFGKQIASYPPREVLFDYIKGRVEKTDVRDLIRFETVVRHVKKVDGKFQVTVCDLPKDHVYTEEFDHVICATGHFSTPNVPEFEGFDKFPGRILHAHDFRDAMEFQDQDLLIIGTSYSAEDIGSQCWKYGCKSITVSHRTAPMGFKWPDNWQEVPLLTHVDGNTAHFKDGSSKDVDAILLCTGYQHNFPFLVDGLCLSTANRLATADLYKGVAWVHDPDMFYLGMQDQWFTFNMFDAQAWWVRDAIMGKIKIPSKAEMEKDVADRIAREDAGEDDYDAIRYQAEYIKELIAETDYPSFDVDGARDAFFAWKGHKKEDIMTFRNNSYKSVITGTMAPKHHTPWKDAMDDSLEAYLQN; encoded by the coding sequence ATGAAAAAACGTATCGCAATCCTCGGTGCCGGCCCCTCGGGCCTCGCGCAACTGCGCGCTTTCCACTCCGCCAAGGAGAACGGTGAAGAGATCCCCGAAATCGTCTGTTTTGAAAAACAGGACGACTGGGGCGGCCTCTGGAATTACACGTGGCGCACCGGCGTCGATCAGTATGGCGAGCCTGTCCATGGTTCAATGTATCGCTATCTGTGGTCGAACGGCCCCAAGGAGGGTCTGGAATTCGCCGACTATTCCTTTGAAGAGCATTTCGGCAAGCAGATCGCCAGCTATCCGCCCCGCGAAGTCCTGTTCGACTATATCAAGGGGCGCGTCGAAAAGACCGACGTGCGCGATCTGATCCGCTTTGAGACGGTCGTGCGTCATGTCAAAAAGGTGGACGGCAAATTTCAGGTCACCGTCTGCGATCTACCCAAAGACCACGTATACACCGAGGAATTCGATCACGTCATCTGTGCGACCGGCCACTTCTCTACGCCGAACGTTCCGGAGTTCGAAGGCTTTGACAAATTTCCGGGCCGCATTCTGCATGCCCATGATTTCCGCGACGCGATGGAATTCCAGGATCAGGACCTTCTCATCATCGGCACGTCCTATTCCGCCGAGGATATCGGTAGCCAATGCTGGAAATATGGCTGCAAGTCGATCACCGTCAGCCACCGCACCGCACCGATGGGTTTCAAATGGCCGGATAACTGGCAGGAAGTGCCGCTGCTGACGCATGTCGACGGCAACACCGCACATTTCAAGGATGGCTCTAGCAAGGACGTGGATGCGATCCTGCTCTGCACCGGCTATCAGCACAACTTCCCGTTCTTGGTGGACGGGCTGTGTCTGAGCACCGCGAACCGCTTGGCGACTGCCGACCTCTACAAGGGTGTCGCATGGGTGCATGATCCGGACATGTTCTATCTGGGCATGCAGGACCAGTGGTTCACCTTCAACATGTTCGACGCACAGGCCTGGTGGGTCCGCGACGCGATCATGGGCAAGATCAAGATCCCGAGTAAGGCCGAAATGGAAAAGGACGTCGCCGACCGTATCGCTCGCGAGGACGCAGGCGAGGATGATTACGACGCGATCCGGTATCAGGCTGAGTACATCAAAGAGTTGATTGCCGAGACCGATTATCCCAGCTTCGATGTCGACGGCGCCCGCGATGCGTTCTTTGCGTGGAAAGGTCACAAGAAGGAAGACATCATGACCTTCCGCAACAACAGCTATAAGTCCGTCATCACTGGCACCATGGCGCCCAAGCACCATACCCCGTGGAAAGACGCTATGGATGACAGTCTGGAAGCGTACTTGCAGAACTGA
- a CDS encoding FadR/GntR family transcriptional regulator, which produces MSMAQITAALTVQTQMSATVQTVVDTIFGRIRSGEYVVDERLPSERTLSSDLGVARNTVREALEVLETNGLIRRRAGSGSFVNPQTTGAPAASHSEIAASSSPLDLQVIRGILEPDMVRLAVVNMPPRDIEALGEILSDIEAVHTDAAAFVRHEEAFYRKIATGTGNPLIAGCYDLVIDACRQSFRSAQLRRHLTPARIEAYQKRYNSLFNAIAARDTDAAVEFIKLHLIEEQRQLLQEG; this is translated from the coding sequence ATGTCGATGGCCCAGATCACCGCTGCCCTAACCGTCCAGACGCAGATGAGTGCGACGGTCCAGACCGTCGTCGACACCATCTTTGGCCGAATCCGCAGCGGCGAATATGTCGTGGACGAACGTCTGCCGTCCGAACGCACGCTCTCTTCGGACCTTGGCGTTGCGCGCAATACGGTGCGCGAGGCGCTGGAGGTGCTAGAGACGAACGGCCTGATCCGCCGCCGCGCGGGCAGCGGCAGTTTCGTCAATCCGCAGACCACCGGCGCGCCCGCTGCCTCGCACAGCGAAATCGCCGCCTCGTCCAGTCCGCTGGATTTGCAGGTAATCCGCGGCATATTAGAACCGGACATGGTGCGCCTCGCCGTGGTCAACATGCCCCCCCGCGACATCGAAGCACTGGGCGAGATCCTCAGCGATATTGAGGCGGTCCATACCGATGCAGCCGCCTTCGTGCGCCACGAAGAAGCGTTTTACCGCAAGATCGCCACAGGCACCGGCAACCCGCTGATCGCGGGCTGCTATGATCTGGTGATCGATGCCTGCCGCCAAAGCTTTCGCAGTGCGCAACTGCGCCGCCACCTGACGCCAGCGCGCATCGAGGCCTACCAAAAGCGGTATAACAGCCTCTTTAATGCTATCGCCGCGCGCGATACCGACGCAGCGGTCGAATTCATCAAGCTGCACCTCATCGAAGAGCAGCGCCAGTTGCTACAAGAGGGCTAA
- a CDS encoding rhodanese-like domain-containing protein, producing the protein MKSEQTENGTVDLWTAKEVSEARGDIVLIDVRTPQEHGFERIGGALLMALQEFQPQSLPGQDAKRIVLHCGSGVRSGKAAALCLAAGIERIAHLEGGLAAWKAAGQEYIGTDVATGAPKVMKKDS; encoded by the coding sequence ATGAAGAGCGAACAGACGGAAAACGGAACAGTCGATCTATGGACTGCCAAAGAGGTGAGTGAGGCGCGCGGCGACATCGTGCTGATCGATGTGCGCACCCCGCAAGAACATGGATTTGAGCGGATCGGCGGCGCGCTGCTGATGGCCTTGCAGGAATTCCAACCCCAGAGCCTGCCGGGGCAGGACGCCAAGCGAATCGTGCTGCATTGCGGCTCGGGCGTTCGCTCGGGCAAGGCGGCGGCGCTGTGCCTTGCCGCCGGTATTGAGCGCATCGCCCATTTGGAGGGTGGGTTGGCCGCGTGGAAGGCTGCGGGGCAGGAGTATATCGGAACCGATGTGGCCACGGGCGCACCCAAGGTGATGAAGAAAGACAGCTGA
- the glnT gene encoding type III glutamate--ammonia ligase: protein MTKKQLVQESQINLEDWGKERGIKYFMVNFTDILGMQRTKLVPIRAIGRMQEGGAGFAGFAGGMDYTPAHPDMLVMPDADMAVQIPWQPDMAWVPGNPVMKNEYSAQAPRNVLRKQIADAAELGLHFKIGVEPEFSLLNQDGTAVADTLDTRAKPCYDQQSMMRNYHVIRETSDYMHEMGWGCYQNDHEDANGQWEMNWDFDDVLKMADQLSFFKFMIKHVAEKHGMRASFMPKPLPTLTGNGLHAHISAWDGTGKDAKTNLFAGSDDTPAGRHGLSETGAHFLGGILKHGSGMTVICCPTVNSYKRIGAPSTASGSSWAPNSITWAGDNRTHLVRVPGGGRMELRLPDGATNPYLMPAVIMAAGLSGIRDKIDPGETHDVDMYIDADKVKDAAKLPQNMLDGLRTYEADTELTESMGGEFSKAFLKLKHKEWNDYAAHFTQWERDHTLDI from the coding sequence ATGACCAAAAAACAACTCGTTCAAGAATCTCAGATCAATCTCGAAGACTGGGGCAAAGAGCGCGGCATCAAATACTTCATGGTTAACTTCACCGACATTCTCGGCATGCAGCGCACCAAGCTGGTGCCGATTCGTGCGATCGGAAGAATGCAGGAAGGCGGCGCTGGATTCGCTGGTTTTGCAGGCGGTATGGATTACACCCCCGCCCATCCCGACATGCTGGTGATGCCCGATGCCGATATGGCGGTCCAGATTCCGTGGCAGCCCGATATGGCATGGGTTCCCGGCAATCCGGTCATGAAGAACGAGTATTCCGCGCAGGCACCGCGCAACGTGCTGCGCAAGCAGATCGCTGATGCTGCCGAACTGGGCCTGCACTTTAAAATTGGCGTAGAACCAGAGTTTTCGCTGCTCAATCAGGATGGCACGGCCGTCGCGGACACCCTCGATACGCGGGCCAAGCCCTGCTACGACCAGCAGTCGATGATGCGCAACTATCACGTCATCCGCGAAACCAGCGACTACATGCACGAGATGGGCTGGGGCTGCTATCAAAACGACCACGAAGACGCCAATGGCCAGTGGGAGATGAACTGGGACTTCGACGACGTTCTGAAGATGGCCGATCAACTCAGCTTCTTCAAATTCATGATAAAACATGTCGCGGAAAAGCACGGGATGCGCGCAAGCTTCATGCCCAAGCCCCTCCCGACCCTCACAGGGAACGGTCTGCACGCGCACATATCCGCTTGGGATGGGACAGGCAAAGATGCCAAGACCAACCTTTTTGCCGGCTCGGATGATACTCCGGCGGGGCGGCACGGCCTGTCGGAAACCGGCGCGCATTTCCTTGGCGGTATTCTCAAGCACGGCAGTGGCATGACGGTCATCTGCTGCCCGACAGTCAACAGCTACAAGCGGATCGGTGCCCCCAGCACTGCGTCCGGCTCGAGCTGGGCACCCAACAGCATCACCTGGGCGGGCGACAACCGCACCCATCTGGTACGCGTTCCAGGCGGGGGCCGTATGGAGCTGCGTTTGCCCGATGGCGCGACGAACCCTTACCTGATGCCGGCCGTTATCATGGCTGCGGGCCTTAGCGGCATCCGCGACAAGATCGACCCGGGCGAGACCCATGACGTCGACATGTATATCGACGCTGACAAGGTCAAAGATGCAGCAAAACTGCCGCAGAACATGCTGGACGGCCTTCGCACCTACGAGGCGGATACCGAACTGACCGAGTCAATGGGCGGGGAATTCTCGAAAGCGTTTCTCAAGCTCAAGCACAAGGAATGGAACGACTACGCGGCCCATTTCACCCAGTGGGAGCGCGACCACACACTGGATATCTGA
- a CDS encoding FMN-binding glutamate synthase family protein encodes MKDDTHSVPRTVPIQSATFSNPTNAEIRRAAATGIYDIRGGGSKRKLPHFDDLLFLGASISRYALEGYREKCDTKVVLGTRFAKKPIELDIPVTIAGMSFGALSGPAKEALGRGATMAGTSTTTGDGGMTEEERGHSTKLVYQVLPSRYGMNPDDLRRCDAIEVVVGQGAKPGGGGMLLGQKISDRVAQMRNLPKGIDQRSACRHPDWTGPDDLEIKIMELREITAWEKPIYVKIGGTRPYFDTMLAIKAGADVVVLDGMQGGTAATQDVFIEHVGLPIIACIGEAVRALQDMDLHREVQLIVSGGIRGGADVAKALAMGADAVAIGTAAMIALGDNDPRWEDEYNALGTTAGAYDDWHEGKDPAGITTQDAELMKRFDPIAGGRHLNNFLKVMTLEAQTIARACGHNHLHNLEPEDLVSLTMEAAAMTKIPLAGTQWYPGKPGTSY; translated from the coding sequence ATGAAAGACGATACACATAGCGTTCCGCGCACCGTTCCGATCCAGTCGGCCACTTTCTCGAACCCGACAAACGCAGAAATCCGCCGCGCAGCGGCCACCGGCATCTACGACATTCGTGGCGGTGGCTCCAAGCGTAAGCTGCCGCATTTCGACGATCTGCTGTTCCTTGGTGCCTCCATCTCGCGCTACGCATTGGAAGGCTACCGTGAGAAGTGCGACACCAAGGTCGTGCTGGGCACCCGATTTGCCAAGAAGCCGATTGAGCTGGATATTCCGGTAACGATCGCTGGCATGTCCTTTGGCGCGCTGTCGGGCCCTGCCAAAGAGGCACTGGGTCGCGGCGCGACCATGGCCGGCACCTCGACAACCACCGGCGATGGCGGCATGACCGAGGAAGAGCGCGGCCATTCCACCAAGCTGGTCTATCAGGTCCTGCCCTCGCGTTATGGCATGAACCCCGATGACCTGCGTCGTTGCGACGCGATCGAAGTCGTGGTTGGCCAAGGCGCCAAGCCAGGCGGCGGCGGTATGCTGCTGGGTCAAAAGATCAGCGACCGTGTGGCCCAGATGCGCAACCTGCCCAAGGGCATTGACCAGCGTAGTGCCTGCCGTCACCCCGACTGGACAGGTCCCGACGATCTGGAAATCAAGATCATGGAACTGCGCGAAATCACCGCGTGGGAAAAGCCGATCTACGTCAAGATCGGTGGCACACGCCCCTATTTCGACACGATGCTGGCGATCAAGGCCGGTGCGGACGTTGTCGTTCTGGACGGCATGCAGGGCGGCACCGCCGCCACGCAGGACGTGTTCATCGAGCATGTCGGCCTGCCCATCATCGCCTGCATCGGCGAGGCGGTTCGCGCGCTTCAGGACATGGACCTGCACCGCGAAGTGCAGCTGATCGTCTCGGGCGGTATACGTGGCGGCGCTGACGTGGCAAAGGCACTTGCCATGGGCGCCGACGCGGTTGCAATCGGCACGGCTGCGATGATCGCACTGGGCGACAATGACCCCCGCTGGGAGGACGAGTATAACGCGCTCGGCACCACTGCGGGCGCCTATGACGACTGGCACGAAGGCAAGGACCCGGCAGGTATCACCACGCAGGATGCTGAGCTGATGAAGCGGTTCGACCCCATTGCGGGCGGCCGTCACCTGAACAACTTCCTCAAGGTGATGACGCTGGAGGCGCAGACAATCGCGCGGGCCTGCGGCCACAACCATCTGCACAACCTCGAACCCGAGGATCTGGTGTCGCTGACGATGGAAGCCGCTGCGATGACCAAGATCCCGCTAGCAGGGACCCAGTGGTACCCCGGCAAGCCCGGCACCAGCTACTGA